A region from the Dehalococcoidia bacterium genome encodes:
- a CDS encoding CoA transferase produces MSTNAPQALDGVRILDFSRIWAGPHCTKLLADMGAEVIKVESARNWDPHRMIVGSGNLPDGERGDDPWNRSGWFNTLHISKYGITCEIRHPSGKAVLEELVSVSDVVVENFRAGLMARRGFDYETLRSLRPDIIVLSMPAFGNTGPWKDFIQYGIGQEQMGGIASMNGYLDEDGPVKSGVNFGDPISGAHAAGAVLSALYRRRRTGRGVFIESSVSVVGEHIIGYQLDGLPPNNRGNRHEAMAPHGAYPCRGEDSWITIAVASDDEWANLCKVMGSPELVVDERFADVLSKLRNQDALDEVIGAWTQGHDAIALTESLQKAGIAATPVMKGEDIFNDPHYQERGLLELVDHPSAGVYFLPGTAWKMSATPGAVRWPAPRLGEHNGYVFGELLGMSSPEIDLLSDEGVTGTEPVT; encoded by the coding sequence ATGAGTACCAATGCTCCACAGGCGCTGGACGGCGTCAGAATCCTCGACTTCTCCCGCATATGGGCAGGTCCGCACTGCACCAAGCTCCTGGCAGACATGGGGGCTGAGGTTATCAAGGTTGAGTCGGCCCGTAACTGGGACCCTCACCGCATGATCGTTGGGTCCGGCAACCTGCCGGACGGCGAACGTGGTGACGATCCCTGGAACAGATCCGGGTGGTTCAACACTCTGCACATATCCAAGTACGGGATCACGTGCGAGATTCGGCATCCGTCGGGAAAGGCGGTGCTGGAGGAGCTCGTGAGTGTAAGCGATGTGGTGGTCGAAAACTTCAGGGCCGGGCTGATGGCACGCAGAGGGTTCGACTACGAGACGCTACGGAGCCTGAGGCCCGACATCATAGTGCTGTCGATGCCTGCGTTCGGGAATACGGGCCCGTGGAAGGACTTCATACAGTACGGGATCGGGCAGGAGCAGATGGGTGGAATCGCCTCGATGAACGGGTACCTCGACGAGGACGGCCCTGTGAAGTCGGGAGTGAATTTCGGAGACCCCATCAGCGGTGCCCATGCAGCCGGGGCCGTGCTGTCGGCGCTGTATCGCCGGCGCCGTACGGGGAGGGGCGTGTTCATAGAGTCCTCTGTCTCCGTCGTGGGTGAGCACATCATCGGTTACCAGTTGGACGGACTGCCACCCAACAACCGCGGAAATCGTCACGAGGCGATGGCCCCGCATGGCGCCTATCCATGCAGGGGTGAGGACAGCTGGATTACGATTGCGGTCGCCTCGGACGACGAGTGGGCGAACCTATGCAAAGTGATGGGCAGCCCGGAGCTGGTCGTAGACGAACGGTTTGCGGACGTCCTGTCCAAGCTTCGCAATCAGGACGCGCTGGACGAGGTCATTGGGGCGTGGACCCAAGGCCACGACGCCATAGCTCTCACCGAGTCACTTCAGAAGGCCGGAATCGCTGCCACCCCAGTAATGAAAGGCGAAGACATCTTCAACGACCCCCACTACCAGGAGCGTGGACTACTCGAACTGGTGGACCACCCTTCAGCCGGAGTGTACTTTCTGCCAGGGACCGCGTGGAAGATGTCGGCTACCCCAGGGGCTGTGCGGTGGCCCGCGCCAAGACTGGGGGAACACAACGGTTACGTGTTCGGGGAACTGCTTGGCATGTCATCGCCAGAGATCGACTTGCTCAGTGACGAGGGAGTCACCGGAACGGAGCCCGTCACGTAG
- the phoU gene encoding phosphate signaling complex protein PhoU — translation MQRTPRAEFDRDLRSLQDELLTLGGMVEKAIAKSLDALRNRDRDLAEEVISEDDIIDEMRFALEEKSIDLIAMQQPLASDLRILVTVLHVSVELERIGDYAEGIAKISLLMGDEPPLKPLIDIPRMADRSMDMLRRSLDAFVDRDVEASHQICDDDDEVDALYEQVYRELLTYMLADPGAIRRATYLLWVAHDLERIADRTTNIAERVIFLATGRLTKTGASTY, via the coding sequence ATGCAGCGGACACCGAGAGCTGAATTCGACCGAGACCTGAGATCACTGCAAGACGAGCTTCTCACACTCGGTGGCATGGTCGAAAAGGCAATCGCCAAGTCTCTCGATGCCCTCAGGAATCGCGACCGCGATCTTGCCGAAGAAGTAATCAGTGAAGACGACATAATCGATGAGATGCGGTTCGCGCTCGAAGAGAAGTCGATCGACCTGATCGCGATGCAGCAGCCACTCGCGAGTGATCTTCGGATACTGGTTACCGTGCTGCACGTATCGGTAGAGCTGGAGCGGATCGGGGACTATGCAGAAGGTATTGCGAAAATCAGCCTCCTGATGGGAGACGAGCCGCCACTCAAGCCGTTGATAGACATTCCGCGGATGGCTGACAGGTCGATGGACATGCTGAGACGCAGCCTCGACGCGTTTGTCGACCGCGACGTCGAAGCGAGCCACCAGATCTGCGACGATGACGACGAAGTGGACGCGCTGTACGAGCAGGTGTATCGAGAACTCCTTACGTACATGCTCGCAGATCCGGGAGCAATCAGGAGGGCCACTTACCTGCTGTGGGTCGCACACGATCTCGAACGGATCGCAGACCGCACTACCAACATCGCTGAGCGGGTCATCTTCCTGGCAACGGGTCGATTGACCAAGACCGGCGCCTCTACTTATTAG